From a single Bryobacter aggregatus MPL3 genomic region:
- a CDS encoding 3-keto-disaccharide hydrolase, protein MNRRSLFSTIFASTAAFAQQAKDPKRFNQATGYSDTPIIPFQRWKVHDIDRPKPPVVTPANVVGGAPSDAIVLFDGSDLSQWTFRGKTGRPRQSWKLENGTMEVVPGAGDAQTKESFGDVQLHVEWSPPTEISGDSQWRANSGILIMGNYEIQVLDSYNNPTYADGQAGAVYGQYPPLVNAVRKPGEWNSYDIIWEAPKFVGPDLAKPAYVTVMLNGILVQHRKEVIGRVAHRVVGTYQAHAPELPLSLQDHDVPVRYRNIWARRLVL, encoded by the coding sequence ATGAATCGACGTTCCCTTTTCAGCACGATTTTTGCCAGTACGGCTGCGTTTGCACAACAAGCGAAAGACCCTAAACGTTTCAACCAGGCGACCGGGTATAGCGATACGCCCATTATTCCATTTCAGCGTTGGAAGGTTCACGATATCGATCGTCCGAAGCCGCCTGTGGTGACGCCTGCGAATGTGGTGGGTGGAGCGCCGTCGGATGCGATCGTTCTGTTTGATGGGAGCGATCTTTCGCAGTGGACTTTCCGGGGGAAGACGGGCAGACCGCGCCAGTCCTGGAAGCTCGAGAACGGAACGATGGAAGTGGTGCCGGGGGCGGGCGATGCCCAGACGAAGGAGAGTTTTGGCGATGTGCAGTTGCACGTCGAGTGGTCGCCGCCAACGGAGATCTCGGGAGACTCGCAGTGGCGTGCGAATTCGGGAATTCTGATCATGGGGAATTACGAGATCCAGGTACTGGATAGCTACAACAACCCGACCTATGCCGATGGGCAGGCTGGCGCGGTGTATGGACAGTATCCGCCGTTGGTGAACGCAGTCCGGAAGCCGGGGGAGTGGAATTCCTATGACATCATCTGGGAAGCGCCGAAATTTGTGGGGCCGGATCTGGCGAAGCCCGCTTATGTGACGGTGATGTTAAACGGGATTCTGGTCCAGCATCGCAAAGAGGTGATTGGCCGTGTGGCGCACCGGGTGGTGGGGACCTACCAGGCGCATGCGCCGGAGTTGCCGCTGTCGTTGCAGGACCACGATGTACCAGTACGATATCGCAATATCTGGGCACGACGTCTAGTGCTTTAA
- a CDS encoding PqqD family protein has product MKYSDTYAVNAPQAIEESFETEVIVVNLEIGTYFSLRDSAADAWIRITEGQSAEAICAAWTVQFPEVVSLQEDLEKFFAELLAEGLIRVEPRSAAETVKSIPFSTYQAPALEKYTDMQDLLLLDPVHDVDETGWPAPRPQ; this is encoded by the coding sequence ATGAAGTACAGTGACACGTATGCGGTCAATGCTCCCCAGGCGATCGAGGAGAGTTTTGAGACTGAGGTCATCGTTGTCAACCTCGAAATTGGGACTTACTTTTCTTTGCGAGACAGTGCTGCCGATGCCTGGATTCGCATAACGGAGGGCCAGAGCGCGGAAGCGATCTGTGCGGCCTGGACCGTTCAGTTTCCTGAAGTTGTGTCGTTGCAAGAAGATCTGGAGAAGTTCTTTGCCGAGTTGCTGGCCGAGGGTTTGATTCGGGTGGAACCGCGCAGTGCGGCGGAGACCGTGAAGTCGATTCCGTTCTCTACTTATCAGGCTCCGGCGTTGGAAAAGTACACCGACATGCAGGATCTTCTGTTGCTTGATCCTGTGCACGATGTGGACGAGACGGGGTGGCCGGCTCCGCGACCCCAATGA
- a CDS encoding nucleotidyltransferase family protein gives MLDVLLLEAALAPKVRAIKAWQEWYAATQLEHVPGASYRLLPLVHAHLVEVGYAGSELSRIKGIRKKLWLEGEQRVYRGVPVLRELQERFGRVVLLKGAPLASLYYRDFGLRAMHDLDVLVEEERAIDVIDFLMQQGCEIDLHPTPLRLDAEFTTFRHGAGFRHPGGVEFDIHWRMSYLGSRPGIDGPVREKVEAFPLKGGEFWTLCTTDHFFHTLIHGILYNPSPASRWVADAVWILQSGCPVDFGRISELSVHYGVEPYVSAALACLREQFGLDVPVLEFGQTSFWKQIEFRRETTDWYESGPHVFVASTLYRYGRTGASYWNLPRLMRFCQYQMDLTTMEAVRERGRRLTRRLRGGGV, from the coding sequence ATGCTGGACGTTCTCCTGCTCGAAGCCGCACTTGCACCGAAGGTCCGGGCGATCAAGGCTTGGCAGGAGTGGTATGCCGCAACGCAACTGGAGCATGTGCCAGGGGCTTCTTACCGTTTGTTGCCCTTGGTGCATGCGCATCTGGTGGAAGTGGGGTATGCGGGCAGCGAACTCAGCCGGATCAAGGGGATTCGGAAGAAGCTTTGGCTCGAAGGGGAGCAGCGGGTGTATCGCGGTGTTCCGGTATTGCGGGAGTTGCAGGAACGATTTGGGCGTGTGGTGTTGTTGAAGGGTGCGCCGCTCGCCTCGCTTTATTATCGGGATTTTGGGTTGCGGGCGATGCATGACCTGGATGTTCTGGTGGAGGAAGAGCGGGCGATCGATGTGATCGATTTTCTGATGCAGCAGGGCTGTGAGATTGATCTACATCCGACGCCGTTGCGGCTGGATGCGGAGTTTACGACCTTCCGGCATGGGGCAGGCTTTCGGCATCCGGGCGGGGTGGAGTTCGACATCCATTGGCGGATGTCCTATCTGGGGTCCAGACCGGGGATCGATGGCCCGGTGCGGGAGAAGGTGGAAGCGTTTCCGTTGAAGGGGGGCGAGTTCTGGACGCTCTGCACCACGGATCACTTCTTTCATACTTTGATCCATGGGATCTTGTACAACCCATCGCCGGCATCGCGGTGGGTGGCCGATGCGGTGTGGATCTTGCAGTCGGGGTGTCCCGTTGACTTTGGACGGATTTCGGAACTGAGTGTTCATTACGGTGTGGAACCGTATGTAAGCGCGGCGCTGGCTTGTCTGCGGGAGCAGTTTGGCTTGGATGTGCCGGTGCTGGAGTTTGGTCAGACCTCGTTCTGGAAGCAGATCGAGTTTCGGCGTGAGACGACGGACTGGTATGAGAGTGGACCGCATGTCTTTGTGGCGAGTACGCTTTACCGCTATGGGCGAACAGGTGCGTCGTATTGGAATCTGCCGCGCCTCATGCGATTTTGCCAATACCAGATGGATTTGACGACGATGGAAGCGGTGCGGGAGCGGGGGCGGCGTTTAACGAGGCGACTGCGCGGTGGTGGTGTTTAG
- a CDS encoding sigma-70 family RNA polymerase sigma factor, which produces MSQIHLPLHPKTRLTRTRAMTSRPITVLLQEFASGDKEALDRLMPLVYTELKKLASGALRRDRTGHTLQPTALVHEAYARLIGQNQPDYRSRGHFLGVAARLMRQILTDHARARLAGKRGAGQQHLSLNEALDAASAHQPTNIIALNDALDALERHDPQKARLIEMRFFGGLTAEESAAVLELSVDKVRSELRIAQAWLHRELNRKK; this is translated from the coding sequence TTGTCGCAAATTCATTTGCCGCTGCATCCCAAGACGAGGCTCACCCGGACTCGCGCAATGACCAGCCGCCCCATCACCGTACTCCTGCAGGAATTCGCTTCCGGCGACAAAGAAGCACTCGATCGCCTGATGCCGCTGGTCTATACGGAACTGAAGAAGTTGGCGAGCGGAGCCCTCCGCCGGGACCGAACCGGACACACCCTCCAGCCCACCGCTCTGGTCCACGAAGCCTACGCGCGGCTCATCGGACAAAACCAGCCGGACTACCGCAGCCGTGGCCATTTTCTTGGCGTCGCCGCCCGTCTCATGCGGCAAATCCTGACAGACCACGCGCGCGCCCGTCTGGCCGGCAAACGCGGTGCTGGGCAACAGCATCTCTCGCTCAACGAGGCGCTTGACGCCGCCTCCGCCCATCAACCCACGAACATCATCGCCCTCAACGACGCTCTCGATGCCCTCGAACGCCACGATCCGCAAAAGGCCCGCCTCATCGAAATGCGTTTCTTCGGAGGGCTCACCGCAGAAGAGTCCGCTGCAGTACTGGAGCTTTCCGTCGACAAAGTCCGCTCCGAGCTCCGCATTGCCCAAGCCTGGCTCCACCGCGAACTGAATCGCAAAAAATAA
- a CDS encoding serine/threonine protein kinase — MSDARWIRVQSAFLEAAELAPDARSAFLDTFCEGDTELRADIESLLASDNWSTDAIADAVHDEAALLLDDRNLTGQRLGPYRVLHEIGRGGMGTVYLAVRDDDQFQKQVAVKVVKRGMDTAEVLARFRHERQILANLEHPYIARLLDAGTTPDARPFFILEYVDGKNIDVYCREQKLSPAACCRLFLRVCEAVSYAHRNLVVHRDLKPGNILVNADHTPKLLDFGVAKLLSNEGDGSTTALPHRPFTPDYASPELVRGLPVTTAADVYALGAVLFEMLTGRRAQSITSSTPSEVERAVCEIEVTRPSSISSGLNADLDNIVLMAMRKNPARRYSSVDLLAEDIQRYLDGKPIAARQDSYLYRSAKFLRRNWLEVGAATAVILSLVVGLAISVDQSRRANAATQAALAERQIALQERSRAEHQSKEAMAAREAEATQRGIADQQRLRAELRATDLLQLSNHSLFEIHDSIKVLPGAIAARRAIVKSTLDYLARLEKESTADPRLRLTLSAAYYRLANIQGDIFGPSINDFAGARESLLHAESLLRPLYEKAPSDPQLLQRWIEIESALAENTNHIGNRGVAEASYLKLLPLTHRLAQISPDDRIAKTHEAHIESRLVYVVNPDQFAAAQHHATRMVQLYSELVRRFPNQLELKQHYGGGLATFGNHAMRTGNLEVAADAYRQAIEIRETLLAADPNNAVSKRSLLVNYGNYATVLGLAWMPNLGRYADSRAYSQKAVTLARELVQSDAQDTNARYDLAMCLSRLGMVQPDPGGESSSLASLSEAIALIEPIYAANPKSTPVAAQLSMAREYAGHRLRALGRIDEAIRQYQQAIADAEGAMSGGSGSLTVQAFVTEEALADLYATRKDSTTALDFSRRAIARAEAFFRSDPNSEPRAAHLARAYAELSAIHRSFGQHGEAREAAQHALTLWAPVRNAAAMFSHRKIAQETRDYLNTTTAQSPR; from the coding sequence ATGAGCGACGCGCGCTGGATCCGGGTGCAAAGTGCCTTTTTAGAAGCGGCGGAGTTGGCTCCTGACGCCCGCTCCGCCTTTCTCGACACCTTTTGCGAAGGCGACACCGAGTTGCGCGCCGACATCGAATCCTTGCTCGCCTCAGACAATTGGAGCACCGACGCCATCGCCGATGCGGTGCATGACGAAGCCGCCCTGCTGCTCGATGATCGCAACCTCACCGGCCAGCGCCTAGGTCCCTATCGCGTCCTCCATGAGATCGGCCGCGGCGGCATGGGTACGGTCTATCTCGCCGTTCGCGACGACGATCAGTTCCAAAAGCAGGTCGCCGTCAAGGTCGTCAAACGCGGCATGGACACCGCTGAAGTCCTCGCCCGCTTCCGTCACGAACGGCAGATTCTCGCCAACCTCGAGCACCCTTACATCGCCCGTCTTCTCGACGCTGGCACCACCCCCGACGCCCGTCCCTTCTTTATCCTCGAATACGTCGATGGCAAAAATATCGACGTCTACTGTCGCGAGCAGAAGCTCTCGCCCGCCGCCTGCTGCCGCCTCTTTCTGCGTGTCTGCGAGGCCGTCTCTTATGCCCATCGCAATCTCGTCGTGCACCGCGACCTCAAGCCTGGCAACATCCTGGTCAATGCCGATCACACCCCCAAGCTCCTCGACTTTGGGGTTGCCAAACTGCTCTCGAATGAAGGCGACGGCAGCACCACCGCACTGCCCCATCGCCCCTTCACCCCGGACTACGCCAGCCCGGAGTTGGTTCGTGGTCTCCCCGTCACCACGGCGGCCGACGTCTATGCGCTCGGGGCCGTTCTCTTTGAAATGCTCACCGGCCGCCGCGCCCAGTCCATTACCTCTTCCACTCCTTCCGAGGTGGAGCGCGCCGTTTGCGAAATCGAAGTCACCCGCCCCAGTTCCATTTCCTCCGGACTCAACGCCGACCTCGACAACATTGTCCTCATGGCGATGCGCAAGAATCCGGCACGCCGCTATTCCTCGGTCGATCTGCTCGCCGAAGACATCCAACGCTATCTCGATGGCAAACCCATCGCCGCCCGGCAGGATTCCTATCTCTACCGCAGTGCAAAGTTCCTGCGCCGCAATTGGCTTGAGGTCGGAGCGGCCACAGCTGTCATCCTCAGTCTGGTGGTCGGTCTCGCAATCTCCGTCGACCAATCCCGTCGAGCGAATGCCGCCACCCAGGCCGCTCTTGCCGAACGCCAGATCGCGCTCCAGGAGCGCAGCCGTGCCGAGCACCAATCAAAAGAAGCGATGGCCGCTCGCGAAGCCGAGGCCACTCAGCGCGGCATTGCAGACCAGCAACGCCTCCGTGCCGAACTCCGCGCCACAGACCTGTTACAACTCTCCAACCATTCTCTCTTTGAGATCCACGATTCCATCAAGGTTCTCCCCGGCGCCATCGCCGCCCGGCGCGCCATCGTCAAGAGTACCCTCGACTATCTCGCCCGTCTCGAAAAGGAAAGTACCGCCGATCCCCGCCTCCGCCTCACCCTCAGCGCCGCCTATTACCGCCTCGCCAACATCCAGGGCGATATCTTTGGCCCCAGCATCAACGATTTCGCCGGTGCCCGGGAAAGCCTTCTCCACGCAGAATCCCTCCTCCGCCCTCTCTATGAGAAAGCGCCGTCGGATCCACAACTCCTCCAGCGCTGGATTGAGATCGAATCCGCACTCGCGGAAAACACCAACCATATCGGCAACCGGGGAGTCGCCGAAGCATCCTACCTGAAGCTCCTCCCCCTCACCCATCGCCTCGCACAAATCTCTCCCGACGATCGCATCGCCAAAACGCACGAAGCCCACATCGAAAGCCGTCTCGTCTACGTCGTCAATCCAGACCAGTTCGCAGCCGCCCAACACCACGCCACCCGCATGGTGCAGCTCTACAGTGAACTCGTCCGTCGTTTCCCCAATCAGCTCGAACTGAAACAACACTACGGCGGCGGCCTTGCCACCTTCGGCAACCACGCCATGCGCACTGGCAATCTCGAAGTCGCGGCAGACGCCTACCGTCAGGCCATTGAAATCCGCGAAACCCTGCTCGCCGCAGACCCCAACAATGCCGTCTCCAAGCGCAGCCTACTCGTGAACTACGGCAACTACGCCACCGTCCTCGGCCTCGCCTGGATGCCGAACCTCGGGCGTTACGCCGATTCCCGCGCCTACAGTCAGAAAGCCGTCACCCTCGCGCGCGAACTCGTTCAATCCGACGCCCAGGACACCAATGCCCGCTACGATCTCGCCATGTGCCTCTCGCGTCTCGGCATGGTCCAGCCCGACCCGGGAGGCGAAAGCTCTTCTCTGGCCAGCCTCAGCGAAGCCATTGCGCTCATCGAACCGATCTACGCCGCAAACCCCAAATCCACTCCCGTCGCAGCCCAGCTCTCCATGGCCCGCGAATACGCTGGACATCGCCTCCGTGCTCTTGGCCGCATCGACGAAGCGATCCGCCAATACCAGCAGGCCATCGCCGATGCCGAAGGAGCGATGAGCGGCGGCAGTGGTAGTCTCACCGTCCAGGCCTTCGTCACCGAAGAAGCGCTCGCCGATCTTTACGCCACCCGTAAGGACAGCACCACCGCACTCGATTTCTCCCGCCGCGCCATCGCCCGCGCAGAAGCCTTCTTCCGTTCCGACCCGAATTCCGAACCCCGCGCCGCACACCTCGCCCGTGCCTACGCCGAACTCTCGGCCATTCACCGCAGCTTCGGGCAACACGGCGAAGCGCGCGAGGCGGCCCAACATGCCCTCACCCTCTGGGCTCCCGTACGCAATGCTGCCGCTATGTTCTCCCACCGGAAAATCGCGCAGGAGACTCGCGATTACCTAAACACCACCACCGCGCAGTCGCCTCGTTAA
- a CDS encoding glycosyltransferase family 2 protein gives MISVVIPAKNAERFLPVALASVDEQGHEDFEILVIDDHSTDGTAEIARRHPRTKLLTLEGKTGPGAARNLGIERAQGEFVAFLDADDVWTPYKTRVQTARLLAQPHLQGVLGRARWVAMGEGVLPRLRYETDEDLVPMYLFGAGLFRKSYLEQLGPIDEGLIYGEDQDFFMRVLESGEPILTLRDQVMEYRIHGQNMTTGMTQQSMNLVAVLRKSLARRKAAGIGALRTWKSLDEFATAMISVVIPAYNAEKTLGRAIESALGQTLAPLEVIVVDDGSSDGTAAVARSFGERVRLLVQPNGGVGAARNTGILASVGNQIGLLDSDDVWRPDKLEKQWAALTKAPYPELVFGQVEQVVDATGVVLGQQPGVNATGLLARRSVYERAGLYRPELKAGEFVDWYARAVEAGLKSVILPDVLAERRQRSDSMMGAKPALAREYLRVLKDSLDRRRKV, from the coding sequence ATGATTTCGGTTGTGATTCCGGCCAAGAATGCGGAGCGATTTCTTCCGGTGGCCTTGGCGAGTGTCGATGAGCAGGGTCATGAAGATTTTGAGATTCTCGTCATCGACGATCACTCGACGGATGGCACGGCGGAGATCGCCAGACGGCATCCGCGAACGAAACTCCTCACGCTGGAGGGAAAGACCGGACCGGGAGCGGCACGCAATTTGGGGATTGAGCGGGCGCAAGGGGAGTTTGTTGCGTTTCTCGATGCCGATGACGTTTGGACTCCCTACAAGACGCGGGTGCAGACCGCGCGCTTGTTGGCACAGCCACATCTCCAGGGGGTGTTGGGGCGGGCGCGGTGGGTGGCGATGGGCGAAGGGGTGTTGCCCAGACTGCGCTATGAAACCGACGAGGATTTGGTTCCGATGTATCTGTTTGGCGCGGGACTCTTTCGTAAATCCTATCTGGAGCAGTTGGGGCCGATCGATGAGGGCTTGATCTACGGCGAGGATCAGGACTTCTTCATGCGGGTGCTTGAATCTGGCGAGCCGATTCTGACCCTGCGCGATCAGGTGATGGAATACCGGATCCATGGCCAGAATATGACGACCGGGATGACGCAGCAATCGATGAATCTTGTTGCGGTTCTGCGGAAAAGTCTAGCGCGCCGGAAGGCGGCTGGTATAGGGGCCTTACGAACCTGGAAAAGCCTTGATGAGTTTGCGACCGCGATGATCTCGGTGGTGATTCCGGCTTACAACGCAGAGAAGACGCTGGGGCGTGCGATTGAGAGCGCGCTGGGGCAGACGCTGGCGCCGCTCGAGGTGATTGTTGTCGATGATGGATCGAGCGATGGAACGGCAGCGGTTGCGCGCAGTTTTGGCGAGCGGGTGCGGTTGTTGGTGCAGCCGAATGGAGGAGTTGGGGCAGCCCGGAATACCGGCATTCTGGCCTCTGTGGGAAACCAGATCGGGCTGCTCGATAGCGACGATGTGTGGCGTCCAGACAAGCTCGAGAAGCAGTGGGCGGCGCTGACGAAAGCGCCTTATCCGGAACTGGTTTTTGGACAGGTGGAGCAGGTGGTGGATGCGACGGGAGTGGTTTTGGGGCAGCAGCCGGGCGTCAATGCGACGGGGTTGCTGGCGCGGCGCAGTGTGTATGAGCGTGCCGGGTTGTACCGGCCGGAACTGAAGGCTGGCGAGTTTGTGGATTGGTATGCGCGAGCGGTGGAGGCGGGGCTGAAATCGGTGATTCTACCCGATGTGTTGGCGGAGCGCCGGCAGCGTTCGGACAGCATGATGGGAGCGAAGCCCGCACTGGCACGAGAGTACTTGCGCGTGTTGAAGGATTCGCTCGATCGGAGGCGTAAAGTTTAA
- a CDS encoding PEP-CTERM sorting domain-containing protein, producing MKIHHLLLALSLSAPLQAALLYDQSPPNPNAIDITNYRVADNFILTQNSTLNTIDFWYQAQFEDDLNSVTWALYTDASQSVGNLIATATATPVTSVDSNAFLATFSLGSITLAAGNYWLELHSGSTLTDGSGFSVYWSATNENPSAHARFQPSGVPNITSDSPGFQQMAFRVQGTTRGVELDDAELPEPATCLSLGIGLLAISVWRRIR from the coding sequence ATGAAAATCCACCACCTTCTTCTGGCCCTCAGCCTCAGTGCGCCGCTCCAGGCGGCGCTGCTCTACGATCAATCGCCGCCGAATCCGAACGCGATCGACATCACCAACTACCGGGTCGCCGACAACTTCATCCTCACCCAGAACTCCACCCTCAACACGATCGACTTCTGGTACCAGGCGCAGTTCGAGGACGATCTCAACTCCGTCACCTGGGCCCTCTATACCGATGCCTCGCAGTCCGTCGGGAACCTCATCGCCACCGCCACGGCCACCCCGGTCACCAGCGTCGACAGCAACGCTTTCCTCGCCACATTCTCGCTCGGCAGCATCACTCTCGCCGCTGGCAACTACTGGCTGGAACTGCACTCTGGCTCCACCCTCACCGACGGGTCAGGCTTCAGCGTCTATTGGTCCGCCACCAACGAGAACCCCTCGGCCCATGCGCGCTTCCAGCCAAGTGGAGTTCCCAACATCACAAGCGACAGTCCCGGCTTCCAGCAGATGGCCTTCCGGGTCCAGGGGACAACGCGCGGTGTCGAGCTCGATGACGCCGAACTCCCCGAACCGGCCACCTGCCTCAGCCTTGGCATCGGCCTGCTGGCAATCTCGGTATGGCGCCGAATTCGCTAA
- a CDS encoding NosD domain-containing protein, with protein sequence MTTRILKFLGLCCGASLSLFAQNTTTWVSATGNDSNNCTQSSPCLTMQAAYNKTNESGSIHALSAGNFGSLSIAKSIRLQGVPGAILQQLTVTVTSATVAIEDITIETPPSNAAAFTATLTSSLLGVSTISLRNVSINTRNSGVTARFQIDTGSNVYLKDITVSGGTVALAVEGVSGGGNTYLDHVSAFGATKGLYLESVTAMIRNSNFHHNTLGIQVSSFASSSSVLLKNTDVSSNGQGLVVSFLNVRPTNIRLDGSSFTENGTGISPADASIYTFRTNIFAGNVVDGAPALAASLR encoded by the coding sequence ATGACCACACGGATTTTGAAATTTCTCGGCCTATGCTGCGGCGCCAGCCTCAGCCTCTTCGCTCAAAACACCACCACCTGGGTATCTGCCACAGGCAACGACTCGAACAATTGCACACAAAGCTCTCCCTGCCTCACCATGCAGGCCGCCTATAACAAGACCAACGAATCGGGCTCCATCCACGCTCTCAGCGCTGGGAATTTCGGCTCCCTCAGCATCGCCAAATCCATCCGGCTCCAAGGCGTTCCCGGAGCCATCCTGCAGCAGCTTACGGTCACGGTCACCAGCGCCACCGTCGCGATTGAGGACATCACCATCGAGACTCCGCCCTCCAATGCGGCAGCCTTCACCGCCACGCTCACCAGTTCCTTGCTCGGCGTTTCTACCATCAGTCTCAGAAATGTCTCCATCAACACCCGGAACTCTGGCGTCACAGCCCGATTCCAGATCGACACCGGATCTAACGTCTATCTGAAGGACATCACCGTCTCTGGCGGCACGGTGGCATTGGCAGTCGAAGGAGTCAGTGGGGGCGGCAATACTTACCTCGATCATGTCTCTGCCTTTGGAGCCACCAAGGGTCTCTATCTCGAAAGCGTCACCGCGATGATCCGCAATTCGAACTTCCATCACAACACCTTGGGGATACAAGTCAGTTCCTTCGCCAGTTCTTCCAGCGTCCTGCTCAAGAACACCGACGTCAGCTCGAACGGCCAAGGCTTGGTCGTCAGCTTCCTGAACGTAAGGCCCACCAACATTCGGCTCGACGGTTCATCCTTCACGGAGAACGGAACCGGCATCTCCCCCGCAGACGCCAGTATCTACACCTTCCGCACCAACATCTTTGCTGGCAATGTCGTCGATGGAGCGCCCGCGCTGGCCGCCTCCCTGCGCTAG